A stretch of Brassica napus cultivar Da-Ae chromosome C6, Da-Ae, whole genome shotgun sequence DNA encodes these proteins:
- the LOC106421988 gene encoding uncharacterized protein LOC106421988: MVLIYVKSGVWMSSFSDEWSFFADKQRRGRMVTLETNTLLEELKIMVCEDYGVDPNLVNVEFSYEMFNQRGNPPISISNDRQVCNFVGYAKKGSSTTLCVTFSGTGTGVKEKERVNIDLNKEPCDLSNVEEGEVPDINLGDFEEPSTKCCDKRKNHVVEDGSGHVGSKSEKYGDSEKESRVGNTYFVKKDQLFRSKRVLKATMEIWVMKNNYDFLVTKSTKKWWSIRCKDNTCNWTVRAECVDGSTYFMINKCVGIHSCAPSKKSNFGKTASARAIGKLIQHRFDDANDGPKANDIIQFMRLEHSCGITYWHAWEAREYAIAAVRGIPDESYAKIPKYLHMIKEANPGTHTHYETKKDGRFMYLFMSFGQSVRGFHSHMRRVIVVVGTFLKNKYKGVLFVATTVDGNSNLYPIAFGVVDSENEESWEWFFRQLSVVIPDSKDFAFVSDRHASIAKAIRDVYPRSKHGICIHHLLTNVVKFFRTKGFTALVEKASKAYRYSEFQERFTEIVDISPALGRYLQEADVRKWARSLFPGSRYDIRTNNPAESINSALRSPRQFPVIPLLDSIREMMTRWFYERRMLSSKHIDPLTVKVEKKIDRRIVKARGFQVQKVDNFRSLVKEDIYDCHVDLETRTCTCGKFDLGKIPCRQAIPAIYSRGMEVHRFTDGVYSTATWRAAYAESINPIPVPEAE; this comes from the exons ATGGTTCTAATCTACGTTAAATCTGGTGTATGGATGTCAAGTTTCAGTGACGAGTGGAGTTTCTTTGCAGACAAACAAAGGCGTGGTCGAATGGTGACATTAGAAACTAATACTTTACTAGAGGAACTCAAGATCATGGTGTGTGAAGATTATGGGGTCGACCCTAATTTGGTTAATGTCGAGTTCAGTTATGAGATGTTCAATCAAAGAGGAAATCCTCCCATTAGTATCAGTAATGATCGACAAGTGTGTAACTTTGTGGGCTACGCAAAGAAGGGTTCCTCTACAACCTTGTGTGTCACGTTCTCTGGTACTGGTACTGGTGTAAAGGAAAAGGAACGAGTCAATATCGATCTGAATAAGGAACCGTGTGATTTAAGTAATGTTGAGGAAGGTGAAGTTCCTGACATAAATCTGGGAGATTTTGAAGAACCATCAACAAAGTGTTGTGATAAAAGGAAGAATCATGTCGTTGAGGATGGTTCCGGTCATGTTGGTTCAAAGAGTGAAAAGTATGGCGACAGTGAAAAGGAAAGCCGAGTTGGGAACACATATTTCGTGAAGAAAGATCAACTTTTCCGAAGTAAACGTGTCCTAAAGGCAACAATGGAAATTTGGGTGATGAAGAATAATTATGATTTCCTTGTTACCAAATCAACGAAAAAGTGGTGGTCTATACGATGTAAGGATAATACGTGCAATTGGACTGTGCGTGCGGAATGTGTTGATGGGTCTACATATTTCATGATCAATAAGTGTGTGGGTATACACTCATGTGCTCCTTCAAAGAAAAGCAACTTCGGAAAAACGGCGTCGGCAAGAGCTATTGGAAAGCTGATACAACATCGATTTGATGATGCCAATGATGGCCCCAAAGCAAACGACATCATTCAGTTTATGAGGCTAGAACATAGCTGCGGAATTACTTATTGGCACGCTTGGGAAGCTCGTGAGTATGCAATTGCAGCTGTTAGAGGTATACCAGACGAAAGTTATGCAAAGATACCAAAATATTTGCATATGATTAAAGAAGCTAATCCTGGTACACACACTCACTATGAAACTAAGAAGGATGGTAGATTCATGTATCTATTTATGTCATTTGGGCAATCAGTTAGAGGATTTCACAGTCATATGCGTAgggtgattgttgttgttggaacttttctgaaaaataaatataaaggaGTTCTATTTGTTGCTACAACTGTAGATGGTAACTCCAACTTGTATCCAATTGCATTTGGAGTTGTTGATTCAGAGAATGAAGAATCATGGGAGTGGTTCTTCAGACAGTTGAGTGTGGTTATTCCTGATAGTAAAGACTTTGCTTTTGTGTCAGATAGACATGCGTCAATTGCTAAAGCAATCAGGGATGTCTACCCACGATCAAAGCACGGAATTTGTATACACCACTTGCTGACCAATGTGGTTAAATTCTTCAGGACAAAGGGTTTCACTGCCTTGGTCGAGAAGGCTTCAAAGGCATATAGGTATAGTGAATTTCAGGAACGTTTCACAGAAATTGTTGATATCAGTCCGGCACTCGGAAGATATCTACAGGAGGCTGATGTGAGAAAATGGGCTCGTTCTCTCTTCCCTGGATCCAGGTATGACATCAGGACCAATAACCCAGCCGAGTCGATTAATTCAGCTCTGAGATCTCCTAGACAATTTCCAGTAATTCCTTTGCTAGATAGTATAAGAGAAATGATGACCCGATGGTTCTATGAGCGTCGCATGTTAAGCTCCAAACATATTGATCCTTTAACCGTTAAGGTGGAGAAAAAGATTGATAGGAGAATCGTGAAGGCTCGAGGGTTTCAGGTTCAGAAGGTTGACAACTTCAGATCACTTGTTAAAGAAGACATATATGATTGTCATGTTGATCTGGAAACCAGAACATGCACATGTGGGAAATTTGATTTAGGAAAAATTCCATGCAGACAAGCCATTCCTGCAATTTATTCTCGAG GTATGGAAGTACACCGATTTACTGATGGCGTCTATAGCACTGCAACGTGGAGAGCTGCCTACGCGGAATCCATTAATCCCATACCAGTTCCAGAGGCTGAATGA
- the LOC106425205 gene encoding uncharacterized protein LOC106425205 yields MDQNEPISKKLWNIVRFLLYMIRKGVSKHKLIADFNATLKRGKNLMFHHRRRVPAASTASDAASSAAAAAPRQEYEFSCSNTPNYTFPFTNISFMKKKSHNSLFACGQTPQTLDDDAAAARAVLELLHGDKGNVTPAYLTAALSPYFPGFGRTPLVRPLSVTDSPFPLTPENGDVNKAHVDQAADDFIKKFYKNLNQQKKMIEFS; encoded by the coding sequence ATGGATCAAAACGAACCAATAAGCAAGAAGCTATGGAACATCGTACGTTTCCTCTTGTACATGATCCGCAAAGGCGTCTCAAAACACAAACTCATTGCCGACTTCAACGCCACTCTCAAACGCGGGAAGAATCTCATGTTCCACCACCGTCGCCGCGTCCCCGCCGCCTCCACCGCCTCCGACGCTGCTTCATCCGCAGCCGCAGCTGCACCACGACAAGAATACGAGTTTAGCTGTAGCAACACTCCAAACTACACTTTCCCTTTTACCAATATTTCTTTCATGAAGAAAAAGAGTCACAATAGTCTCTTTGCGTGTGGTCAAACGCCTCAGACGCTCGATGATGACGCGGCTGCTGCTAGAGCAGTTCTTGAGCTTCTTCATGGTGACAAAGGAAACGTTACGCCGGCGTATTTGACGGCGGCTTTGTCTCCTTACTTTCCAGGGTTTGGTCGGACTCCTTTGGTTAGGCCATTAAGCGTAACGGACTCACCGTTTCCGTTAACACCGGAAAATGGTGACGTGAATAAAGCACACGTGGACCAAGCCGCTGATGATTTTATAAAGAAGTTTTATAAGAACTTGAATCAGCAGAAAAAGATGATTGAGTTCAGCTAA
- the LOC125588370 gene encoding extensin-like, with protein MAPRPRPAAPAPTYADLFGDGSSFSGPSSSSGTVPDSHTSRRVPSTPPPLPSQMPPPRAPPVAPDQPAPPAAVHPDLRVPAHAPFARYTVEDLLAQPGREGLHVLIPDRPPGTYCRSVSETMKGYYDGPYPNWTMTPDHVKTTWFKCFAQRWNWSVGITERVKSEFIAKAKTRLCNTVSDWKDKWEIYGYEGKPSGVTKEAWDGLITYWNEPSSIRKANSCSASRRTRDKDGHLPMVHRSGQKPHAGIRLEAVIFI; from the exons atggctcctagaccgAGACCAGCAGCTCCTGCACCTACGTATGCGGATTTGTTTGGCGATGGATCTTCCTTtagcggtccatcgtcttcttccgggacagttccagactctcacaCATCTCGGAGAGTTCCTTCGacccctcctcctcttccatctCAGATGCCTCCCCCACGAGCTCCACCTGTCGCCCCGGATCAGCCTGCCCCACCGGCTGCAGTTCATCCCGATTTGCGGGTGCCAGCTCATGCACCATTCGCAAGATACACCgtcgaggatttgcttgcccagcccggACGAGAGGGTTTACACGTTCTGATACCCGATAGACCCCCGGGTACTTATTG ccggagcgtttcagaGACGATGAAGGGATATTATGACGGCCCTTATCCCAACTGGACCATGACTCCCGATCACGTCAAGacgacgtggtttaaatgttttgcg cAAAGGTGGAACTGGTCCGTAGgaatcactgagagggtgaagAGCGAATTTATTGCAAAGGCGAAAACTCGTCTTTGCAACAccgtctccgattggaaggacaagtgggagatttaCGGCTATGAGGGGAAGCCGAGCGGGGTCACAAAGGAAgcatgggatggcctcatcacctattggaacgaacccaGCTCCATCCGCAAAGCCAACTCCTGCTCCGCTTCCCGAAGAACGAGGGATAAAGATGGCCATTTGCCCATGGTTCATAGATCCGGCCAAAAACCCCATGCCGGAATTCGTCTCGAAgctgtaatttttatttaa